Proteins encoded within one genomic window of Alteribacter populi:
- a CDS encoding PhoH family protein, producing the protein MPLPKDSMFFGFAEKLTDEQRTYVDSIFDNQLTIVNAKGGTGKTTLAVAVAKLLDQPMIYTFSPVEEGAIGHTPGTVEEKEEKYIQPLLDALDAINEDARFALYRERNPDMINDQTWIRAKSHTFVRGTNIIGSTVIIDEAQNLTRGELKKLLTRIHRNTKVVMIGHTGQCDLKNPAKSGFEPYLEWFRNQPYAQVCELTENFRSPLAQHADELTW; encoded by the coding sequence ATGCCGTTACCAAAAGACTCGATGTTCTTCGGATTCGCGGAAAAGTTAACCGACGAGCAGCGCACCTACGTCGATTCCATTTTCGACAATCAGTTGACGATCGTCAACGCGAAAGGCGGCACGGGTAAAACGACGCTCGCCGTTGCCGTTGCGAAACTTCTCGACCAGCCGATGATATACACGTTCTCGCCGGTGGAGGAAGGCGCAATCGGACACACGCCGGGCACGGTCGAGGAGAAGGAGGAGAAATATATCCAGCCGCTACTCGACGCGCTCGACGCCATTAACGAGGACGCCCGATTCGCTTTATACCGCGAACGCAATCCGGACATGATTAACGACCAGACGTGGATACGCGCCAAGTCGCATACGTTCGTCCGCGGTACGAATATTATCGGCTCGACCGTTATTATTGACGAGGCGCAGAACCTGACTCGCGGAGAGTTAAAGAAGCTGCTGACGCGAATTCACCGTAATACGAAAGTCGTAATGATCGGACATACCGGCCAATGCGATTTAAAGAATCCGGCAAAGAGCGGTTTCGAACCTTACCTCGAATGGTTCCGCAATCAGCCGTACGCGCAGGTTTGCGAGTTGACCGAGAATTTTCGTAGTCCATTGGCGCAACATGCCGACGAGCTTACGTGGTAG